GCGGACATTTCTATCTGCGGTTGACAGTGGCTGTCGTTCAGCTTGACAGGGGCCTTCTGGCGGATTAGATTAGGGGAACCTGCCGATCGGGGCGTGGCTCAGTCTGGTTTAGAGCGCTGCGTTCGGGACGCAGAGGTCGGCGGTTCGAATCCGCCCGCCCCGACCAGCCTCGCCAATGGCGAGGCTGGTAGAGCAGGAGAGAGGGGGAAGTAGAGAGGAGAGCCAACGGCCAAACAGCCGGGCAGCGCCAAGGGCCTCGCCGATCGAATGAAGTGCCCTCTCCTGCGGTCTCCTTTCCACTCACTACTCTCTGTCGTCTGCCTTGTCCGGGGAGCCCGGAATGCCCTTCGCCTTCGAGAAGCTCCTCGTCTACCAGAAGGCCGTTGACTTTGCTGACCGGATTGCCGCACTGACCGAGCAGCTTCCCGGCGGCCATGGCTTCCTCGCCGACCAACTGAACCGTGCCGCCCTCTCCATCCCCGCCAACATCGCCGAAGGCAACGGCCGCTTCACGAAGGCCGACCGCAGGGACTTCTTCGGCATCGCCCGCTGAGGATATGCGGCTCCGCCGGATCGAGATACAGCGCCATGATGGGTGCGAGGAGTATCTGGGAAGGTTCAGACGAGCGCCAGGCGCCCCGACCATTCCCGCCGCCCGGCGGGAACGGTAGAGCAGGAGAGCAGTAGACAGGAGAGAGTAGAGAACGCTAACGAACGGCGGCACGGCCAGGGCGCGCCAGCAAGGCCGGAGTCCGCTCTTCTGCGGTCTCCTTCCTGCTCTCTACCTTCTGCCGTTGGCGGTGGTCGGGGTCGTGAACGCGGCTGCGATCAGCGCGAGTGCTTCCTGGGGAGGTCCAAACGAGCGTGCCTCACACTGCGTAGCCTTGGCGAACCCGCGACAGTCTCTGCCTCCCGCCGCAACCGTTCGAATACGCACGCTCCAGCGGGCGTAGATGAACAGGGCGGTTGCCTCCGACGCCCGGGCCGCGTATGCTGCCCCCGGAGTACAGTCCTGTCGCCAGGGAGGACCCCATGTGGATCTGGATCATCGCGGCCGTGGTGCTGCTGCCCGGACTCGTCTTCGTGCTGCTCTACAACGGCCTCGTGTTCAAACGCAACCGCGTTGAGAGCGCCTTCTCGACCATCGACGTGCTGCTGAAGAAGCGCTACGACCTGATCCCGAACCTCGTGGCGACCGTCAAGGGCTACGCGACGCACGAGAAGGAGGTCTTCAGCGAGATCACGCGCCTGCGCGCCGAGGCCATCAAAGAGAGCGGCCACACCGATCGGTCCGTCGAACTGAACAACCGCATCAGCGAGCTGCTGTTCGGCATCATGGCCGTCGTCGAGGCTTACCCCGAGCTGAAGGCGAACGAGAACTTCCTCCATCTCCAGCGCTCCCTCAACGAGGTGGAGGAGCAGATCAGCGCCGCCCGCCGTGCCTTCAACGCCGCCGTCATGGACCTGAACAACGCCGTGCAGATGTTCCCCAGCAGCGTCGTGGCCGGCATGACGGGGTTCGGCCCGCGGCGGTTCTTCGAGGCAACGGGCGTCGAGCGTGCCGTGCCCTCGGTGGCCGGTCCCGACGGAGGCGAACCATGAGCGGCACCGGCGAAACCGACGGGCGGACGGCGACGGAGGTGACCGTCGAGGGGTTCGAGCAGTTCTACCGGACCGAGCTGCGTCCGGTACTCGAGGAGCTGGAAGGGCGCCGGAGGCGCGTGCTGCAGACCGGCGCGATCGCCGCGGCCGCGGTGCTCGGCGGCGGCGCGCTGGCGGTAACCGCCGGGCTCTCCGGAGCATCCGGGAATGCCCTGCCGTTCCTCGTCGTCGGAGGTGTCGTGGGGCTGATCGTTGCCATCGCGTGCGTGTCCGCTGCCTCCCGGCGCTACACGAAGGAGTTCAAGGAGCGCGTGATCGGCGCCATCGTCCGGTTCTGCGATCCGGGGCTGCACTATGAGCCGGCAGGCTCCATTCCACGCGACGTCTTCCGGGGCAGCCGGATCTTCCAGCATTCCATTGACCGCTACAGCGGCGAGGACTGCGTGCGGGGCACGGTGGGCGCTACGGCCGTGGAGTTCTCCGAGCTGCACGCCGAGTACAAGACCACCTCGACCGACAGCAAGGGGCACACACAGACCCACTGGCACACGATCTTCCGCGGCCTGTTCTTCACAGCCGACTTCAACAAGCACTTCCGCACGGCCACGGTGGTGCTGCCCGACGTGGCGGAGCGGGCGTTCGGCTGGCTGGGTCAGAAGCTGCAGGGGCTCAGCATCGGGCGCGCGGATCTGGTCAAGCTCGAGGATCCGGAGTTCGAGCGCGAGTTCGTCGTGTACGGCGAGGACCAGGTCGAGGCCCGCTACATCCTCTCGACGAGCCTGATGCAGCGCATCCTCGAGTTCCGCCGCCGCGCCGGCTGCCGCATCTCCCTCTCGTTCGTCGGCTCCAGGGTGTACGTGGCCGTGCCCTGTTCACGCAACATGTTCGAGCCCCGGCTTCTGCGCGGTGCGCCGGACCTGAAGGCGGCGACGGAGTATCTGCGGGACCTCCAGTTCGCACTCGGCATCGTCGAGGATCTGGACCTGAACACCCGCATCTGGTCCAAGCAGTAGCGCGGCCCCGCCGCTACTCGTCGGCCGGCGCCTTCCGCGTCTGGAAGCGGTAGTTGGGCCGATGGTGGGGATCCGGCTCGCCCACGGTCGCCCAGCGCTCCCGGCCCATCGCCATGACCTCGTCCAGCCAGCTTCGGTTCTCGGCCACGAGGGCGATCCGGCCCACCAGCTCGTCCAGCACCTCCTCCACGTCGCGTTCGGCCGCCCGCCGGATGTAGGTCGACAGCATGGCCCTGACGCGCCGGCGCCACGTCTCGCGGACGAACGCCTCGTCCTGGAGCCAGGCGTCAAGCTGGGCGTAGTAGGCGGCCAGTTGCTCGCGTTCGGAGCCTTCGAGCACCCGGGGGCGCTCCAGCGGAGGCTGCCCGATCAGGCAGGGCACCCGGTCGAAGGAGCGCACGCCGCCGGCGTCCACGTCGATCAGGAGCACGAAGCTCTCCCCTGAGTGCGGCAGATGGCGGCCAACGTAGGAGTCCGTGTGCACGCCGAAGACGAAGTTGCCGAGCGAATAGGCGATCAGCGAGCCGTCCACCATCTCGATCCCCTGCGGCACGTGCGGATGGTGTTCCAGGAGGATGCGCGCGCCCGCGGCGGCGATGCGCCGCGAGTTGGCGATGCGGGCCGGCGCGGGCGTGGGCTCGAACTCGAGGTCGGCGTGGATGGACACGACCAGCACGTCGACGTCGCCCCTGTGCCGTTCGACGTCTTCGAGCACCGTCTCGAGCGTGTAATAGGCCGGGCCGGGGTTGGTCGCCCCGAGCGTCCAGTTGCCGTCCTCCACGTAGCAGAGGAAGCCGAAGGTCAGGCCGCCGCTCTCGACCACCTGGAGGCCGCGGGCTTCCTCCTGCGAGAAGCCGACGCCGCCCGTGCAGATGCCCGCCTCGCGCAGGCAGGACCGGGTGTGTTCGAAGCCGAGCGTGCCCGCGTCGAGGATGTGGTTCGCGGCCAGGTTCAGGAAGTCGAAGCCGGCCTCGCGGAGCGCGGCGGCGCCTTCCGGGCCGGGCACGACCGAGAGCGCCGCGGCCGGATCGAGCCGGTCCTGGGGGAAATCGGGCGGCAGGAACGGGAACTCGAAGTTGCCGAACAGGATGTCCGCGCGGTCCAGCACCGGCTGTGCGGCGGCAAAGGGCCAGTCCATGCCCTCCACCTGAAGGAAGTCGCGGATGCCCGAGTGAAACGCGATGTCGCCTACGGCCCCGAGAGTCGCCATGCTGTTCCTTCCTCCCTCTGGTGGCCCGCACCGCGCAGGCGGACGGGCCGGCCCAGGTCAACGTGCATGCGGAAACGGCCGGGCGGTCATTCCGCGCCGGCCGTGCCGCAACTCAGACGACCGAGTCAGAAGGCACCGTAGTTCATCACGAGCTGGTAGACGGCTTCGTCGATCGTCTCGCGGATCGCCAGGTCCATGGCGTTCGTGATCTCGAAATCGCCGTACAGGCCGTGGGCTCGTCCGCTCAGGCCGGTCTGGGCAACCTTGCGGCGCACGTCGATGCTGTCGAGCACCACGCTGTCGGCAGCGTTGATGATGCGCATGTCCAGCCCGACGCTGGCCGTCACGCGGCGGGCCTCCAGGCCGTAGTGCCGGCGTCCGTAACCGATCGTCCCGCCACTGCCTTCGTCGAGTTCCGTCACCGCCCCGGCGAAGATCAGGGCGGCGCCGGCCAGTTGCGTGCCCCCGGCCCCGCCCGTGGCCTGGCCCGACTGCTGCAGGGCTCGCTCGGTCATCACGTCGCTCAGAGTGGCGCGCTCGACCACGCGGAAATGCCCTGTCTTCACAAGAGCTGTGATCAGTTGGTCGGTCATCCCGTGGCTGATGGACAGTCCGTACGGGAAGCCGGTCTTGTTCTCGAAGCGGTAGACCGTCACCGTCTTCACGTTGGCGGGGTTCGGCGGGGGGATGCTGCGCAGCTTCTCGGCGACGCGGCTTCCCCTCGTCGTCGGCGTCGGGTTCATGAACTCGTCGATCGCCTCACAGCCCACCAGGGCCATCGCCACAACGACAGCCGTCATCGCGATCCAGGTCCTCATCGCCTTCTCCCCTCTATCGTCCGGTCGGTGTGCCGTCACCGCCCCGTCCATTCTACACCGCGGCTCCCGGCGCTTCACGCTCAAGTCCCGGGCCTGGCCGATGCGCTGGAACGAAGGCCGTGAACATGCGACGATGGTTGCGCCGACCCTCTTGCGGGGTGCGATGCCATGAGTTCGATCCGGAATTCGGGCAGAAGACGGCCGGGCCGGGGCGCGGTCCTCGTGCTCCTGCTGACGGCTTACGCAGGGCTGGCGGTCTACTTCCTCCGCGTGCTTCGCATGGACACCGTATACAATCACTTCGCCTACGTGCCGATCGTCCTGGCCGGCGTCTGGTGGGGACGCCGCGGGGTCCTGACGGTCATCCCTCTGGGTCTGATCATGGTTCTTCTGCGTGCCCGGGGCCTCGGCGTCGGGCCGGTCTGGGCGGATCCGGCACGGATGGCCTTCTTCACCGTCGTGGCCCTGACCGTGGGGACGATGGCCGAGCGGATCCGGGCCGGGCAGCGGAGGGCGCTGCAGTCCGAGGAGAAGTACCGGCTGCTGATCGAGGGCTCCCTGGCCGGCGTGATGGTCTACCGCGGGGACACGATCCTGTTCGTCAACACGCGCCTGGCCCGGATGCTCCGGTATGAGCCGGCACAGATGAGAGGCATGTCGCTCTGGGACATCATCCGGGAGGACCACCGGGAGTCGGTCCGGGAACTGCTGCGGTTGCGCGCCATGGGCGAACGGCCGGACCTGGTGCACGAATGCCGCTTCGTCCGCAACGACGGGGCGGCGTTCTGGGTGGAACTCGCCAGTTGCCCGACC
This window of the Candidatus Brocadiaceae bacterium genome carries:
- a CDS encoding DUF3137 domain-containing protein, which produces MSGTGETDGRTATEVTVEGFEQFYRTELRPVLEELEGRRRRVLQTGAIAAAAVLGGGALAVTAGLSGASGNALPFLVVGGVVGLIVAIACVSAASRRYTKEFKERVIGAIVRFCDPGLHYEPAGSIPRDVFRGSRIFQHSIDRYSGEDCVRGTVGATAVEFSELHAEYKTTSTDSKGHTQTHWHTIFRGLFFTADFNKHFRTATVVLPDVAERAFGWLGQKLQGLSIGRADLVKLEDPEFEREFVVYGEDQVEARYILSTSLMQRILEFRRRAGCRISLSFVGSRVYVAVPCSRNMFEPRLLRGAPDLKAATEYLRDLQFALGIVEDLDLNTRIWSKQ
- a CDS encoding four helix bundle protein, with product MPFAFEKLLVYQKAVDFADRIAALTEQLPGGHGFLADQLNRAALSIPANIAEGNGRFTKADRRDFFGIAR
- a CDS encoding LemA family protein gives rise to the protein MWIWIIAAVVLLPGLVFVLLYNGLVFKRNRVESAFSTIDVLLKKRYDLIPNLVATVKGYATHEKEVFSEITRLRAEAIKESGHTDRSVELNNRISELLFGIMAVVEAYPELKANENFLHLQRSLNEVEEQISAARRAFNAAVMDLNNAVQMFPSSVVAGMTGFGPRRFFEATGVERAVPSVAGPDGGEP
- a CDS encoding CapA family protein, whose product is MATLGAVGDIAFHSGIRDFLQVEGMDWPFAAAQPVLDRADILFGNFEFPFLPPDFPQDRLDPAAALSVVPGPEGAAALREAGFDFLNLAANHILDAGTLGFEHTRSCLREAGICTGGVGFSQEEARGLQVVESGGLTFGFLCYVEDGNWTLGATNPGPAYYTLETVLEDVERHRGDVDVLVVSIHADLEFEPTPAPARIANSRRIAAAGARILLEHHPHVPQGIEMVDGSLIAYSLGNFVFGVHTDSYVGRHLPHSGESFVLLIDVDAGGVRSFDRVPCLIGQPPLERPRVLEGSEREQLAAYYAQLDAWLQDEAFVRETWRRRVRAMLSTYIRRAAERDVEEVLDELVGRIALVAENRSWLDEVMAMGRERWATVGEPDPHHRPNYRFQTRKAPADE